TCCTCTGACCTGCTGATTACAGACAGTCTCTAAATCTGTATCTGAGGTTCTGTGACACTCTTCTAACTCCAGCACTTTTCAGTCCTGATCCGTTTTGAAGTTCCTCTCAGATTCATAAGGTGCTGAAGCTTTGGAGCTAAGGACTGATGAGGAGAGCGAGAGGAAGAACTCTTTTACCTCCAGAAATAGAATCAGGACACTGTCTCAGTTTAATGTAATCATCTCATCATTTAGTTTCACTTCCTTTAActcaggccacgcctccttcagtgCGACTGAatcaaaggccacacctcctttgcTGAAAAAGACTCAAAGGTCACACCTCCCCTACCCCAAATGACttaaaggccacacctccttcactgggattGACTCACAGGCCACATCCACTTCCCTAAGACTGATttacaggccacacctccttcacagaGACTGACTCAATagccacacctcttttactgagactgactcAAAGGCCACACCTCAATTCCTTCGACTGActtagaggccacacctcctttactgagattGACTCACAGGCCACACCGCCTTTATTTAGACTCACAGGCTGCGTTCCATTCCAAAGTGCACTTCACAGGATGCTCCCTACTTCCTGCTCCCTACTTCCCTTGACAAAACTCCACTATTCGGACACCCTGCGAAGTCACCAGCGCAGACGCCACTTCCTCCGTGCATTACCATAATCACTCGGATACCTGTAGCTGCTGCCGTGGAAATTTCACACAACagatattaaatattgaatatttattgaaacaaaactgAAACCTTTATAAAACATACTACTGAAACGTGTTTAacttgtaaatatattataaattagttataataataattgattaaatatgtatggagattttttttttttacaaattactaTCCTTTATAATACTAAGGATTtccttattaaattaaaatctaaatttttgtgtccttttaataCGATGTCgtccttaataataataataataaatacagtatataaacccTTTTTTCGAGCTCCATGTTTTTTACACAGACGCAATGACAGATGGGAATTTTTCCATTCCCGTTTCCAGTaaagtgaagacctgttgttccCCTCGTTCACTACACCGTTCgcagttccctttgaactgaacatttcaaataaaaattcaaattttatttttttacatacacagtcatacacagtaggatatgcagtgaaatgattagACAACCGacggtgaccttaaaataataaaaataaaattactgtacaatacaaaatatacaatatataaaaaatataagaaaaatataagaaaaataagaaaaactcagctgtacaatatagaaatatagaatttaTGGAATTTGTGTATGGGAATAAAGTTGactataaatagaaatgtccaggtgGCCTGAAGGTgtaatatttaaagtgacttatgtgCATCAggtaaacagaataaaatataataagtaagtaatgtccatgaatgtgcaggtgtgcagtggccactagtgtaagcgtaatgtccagaatgtccaaagTGAGTGCAAGAaccatgtgtgtggatgtgctaactggatcagtactgtgtggtgtaagagaccgtatcgcctgcgtgAAGAAGATACGCTTCATTTTCACTCCCtgcggtttggaatcacacGTAACATGGCTGACCACCCCATgtagtgcacacacacaggccacacctacaggccacacctccatattgatttaaataaagtgtgtttgCATCATACAGGAGTTTCTGTAAGGAAACAACAACACAGGACACATCTGTAGGCTAGACGCACTTTCTCTGAGCTCTTGAGGTTATGATGTCATTAACAAAAatcccctgtctgtctgtctgtcaggctgtgtgtgtgtgtgtgtgtgtgtgtgtgtgtgtgtgtaagctgcAGGATGGCGAGTGATGGCTCTGATCTCTGCTCACTTCCGAGTCCTGTAGTGCGTCACATCGATAAACACTTCCTGATGTGCAGCATCTGTCTGGATCACTACCACAAACCCAAAGTGCTGCCGTGTCTACACACCTTCTGTCAGAGGTAACACAgcttacactgtgtgtgtgtgtgtgtgtgtgtgtgtgtgtgggtgtgtgtgtgtgtgtgttatacaaaTTAAGGATTAACAGGgttcacacacatttacaatcAAACAGCTTTGCAGGGTTCAGCGTTCAGGAATGAAACATAAAGAGAGAGTCAGAAGGAGACAACACTGGACAATGAAGGttcatataataattaatactgaGACTAAAAACAGAAAGGTGGAGTTATTATTGAATCTGAACCTAATTAGTTTATTCCTAAAGTCCTTcataagaaaaatgaaaactaaaataagAATTCTTGCAGTTGAATAAATTCCTCTGTTCTCAGGTGTCTTCAGAGCTTCGTCCCATTCAACAGCCTCGTCCTGTCGTGTCCTGTCTGCCGTCAGACCTCTGTCCTCCCAGAGAAGGGTGTGGCTGCATTACAGAGCAACTTTTTAATCACTAACCTGATGGAGGTGCTAAAGGGTCCGGACTCGGGACTCGGAGATGAAGACTTACTGCAGGACGTCAACACTGTGAGCTCGGAACAACCGCTGAACTGTCCCAACCATGGAGACAAcgtatgattattattaataaagccTTAAAGGGTGACATATAGAGTCCACACTTCCATCTTCACAACACCCCCTCATCATGTCCTTTCTCATGTCATCAGTAGCTTCTAGCATATATTCACCATGTTCCCCACATGTCCCCCTATACATTTTGACCTCATCTCATACATACAGTGTCCTTGTTCTGTTTCCTAAATGTCCTCACCATGTCCTCTACATGTCTATACCATACTGTACCCCCTACATTTCCCTACAAGTTATCATAATTTCCTCTGCATGTCCTTACCGTGTCCCCTACATGTCTTTGCCATGTCCCCTACATGTCTTGACCAAGTCCTCACCCTTTCCCCTACATGTCCCAATACAGATACCCTACATATCCTCACCATGTCCGGCTACATGTCCCCTATATACCCTGTACAAGTTCTCACCCTGTCCCCTACATGTCTCTAAATGTTTTCACTGTGTCCCATACATACCTTCATCATGTTCAATACATATATACACCATGACCCTTAAACGTTGTCACCAGATCACCAAGAGTATATTCTCCATATCCTCACTATGTCCCTTCATGTCCCTCACAGCATGTGACAAGTGTCACACTGTTAATGAACTTCTAGTTAAATGCTGAGTGAAACAGGAAAGTGGTAAAAACttgatgtgtgtttgtcaggTGATGGAGTTTTACTGTACAGAGTGTAAGACagctgtgtgtgaggagtgCAGCAGTAATGACCACGCCCAACATGCAGCCGTCCCCCTCACACAAGCCCTCACGCAGCACAGAGCTTCACTGCTGCAGCACCTTAACGCTGTCAGGAGCAGGTCAGGAGCTCGTACCTTCTGTTTCCTCTTACACTGCTTTGTCCTTTATTACATGTCACATGATCTGGGTGGATGTAGTCATGGTGATTAGGCagatatgagagagagagagagagatcagtgcATCATTTCTCACATGTCTGTCTCAGACTGCCAGAGATCGACTCAGCACTGCACAAGCTGTCTGAGATTCTGGAGCAGCTGAACAGTCAGAAGAGCTCAGTCGAGGAGAACATCCACACCACGTTCAGTGAGCTGCAGAAGATGTTGGATGTGCGGAAGAGTGTGCTGCTGATGGAGGTGGAGGTGAACTACACCCTGAAACACAAGGTCAGTCACACACGTGTCAGAACCCCAGCTCAGGTGAGCACTTACGTGCGTTCCTTTAGTTTATTGCTGGAAGTGAATTTGGTGCCAAAACAGCCATAGATAGCAATCAGATACATCTTAATCAGGTGGTGACACGTACATCTGGTAATTCAAAGAACTATTTTAACAATCtgggagaagagagagagagagagagagagagaatgtgggAGAATGAACaagttaatatcagatctataaGGAAGACATGAACATGGGAGAggtaacacattttttatatatactgacCGCTAACGTTAACCTTTTCCAGTTTCTTAACCAGGACAgctctgatgtgatgtgatgtatcACATGTAGTGACATCATACAGTATGAGGACTATGTATAGAAGTGCTCAGATCACTGCTGTGTATTCACCCAGTGATCAACTTTGGAATGATCCAGGATCAATGTGGTTCCTCCTGCAGGAGAACTGAAGACGTCTCTATCTGTGTAACAGGAAACCATGGAACAGTTTAAAAGCCCTTTAAATGTTCACAGAATCAGCTGCCATCTTAGATCCTCCCACCAGGAAATCATTGAATGTGTTATGcaactcagtgtgtgtgtgtgtgtgtgtgtgtatatgtgtgtgtgtgaaagagagagggatAATGATTAAACGGTGGAGCTGGTATAACCAGTTATCACATGCGCTGTGACATACCGTGAGTGCAGTGAGCTTGGGAGGTTCGGAGTGTATCTACGTTGTGTGTTTTGATGGAGGAAGATGACGACCCCGAGCTCGAGGTGATTACACAGAAACCTTTGATGATAATTTTATCTTTGCTTTAATTTAGTCAGCTGAATGATTAGAGCTCTTTATCCAGGAACATTTACTCAGGGTTTTCTCGCTCTGCTCCAAGTGTAAAGTGTGTCTACAATAATGTTTATATTCAGTACAAGCTGAATGTGTTTACTGTACAAAAGAATTGTCTGAACAGAAGCTGCGTATAAACATGAGAACATGAGAACATCTTAAACAGGACTTAGTGTAATGGTGTTGTGTGTTAAAGTGgggtttaaacatttaaaaaaaaaaaacataatgtacACACATAAGTACAAAAACTGTGGCTAGGAACTGGGTTAGTAAACCTGgactaatgctaatgctaaccaaCACAAAATATGAACAATGTACGAAGCAGTAAACAAAACAGGACTGCCCAAACCAAACAGATGCAAGAACAAAGGAATCGACTCAAACAAGGACTTTATATAGACAGACTTATCAACTGAacaagggttagggttagggttaggtgcAGTTGAGTACAATAACATGGCTGGGGCGCAGTGTACGCTGGACCTGAGGTGTGTGTCAACATAAGActtacaaaacacaaaaatcaGGAGACAAGGAGGATCATGACTTTTAAAGCTTTAAGTAGTTTTGTTAATCCCAGCCCAGCTATCCTGCTTTTTCACTGACCCTAGAGCCATCAGAACCTCCGCAGTCTAAGACCAGCCCGAGTTTATTAGCACTTAATCCAGcacttgtgttgtgttgtgtgtatttatttcaaCAGGTGCTTCAGGCGCAGTTAGCAGTGCTGCTGCAGGAGCAGGAGGACATGTGCACCAGCTGCAGTCTTACAGAACAAGCGTTACTCAGCGGCTCCGAGGCCGAGGTGATGCTGCTGGAGAAGCAGCTGAGTGAGCACCTGAGTGACCTGGCGACTCGTGAACTTCATCTACGGCCTGAAGAGAATGGGCAGCTGAGCTTCACAGCAGAAACTGATGGTCTGTGCAGCTCCATACGCCGTCTGGGTTCCGTCATCACTGGCAGCGCTGTGGCAGGTGGAACAGTGGCGAGCGGAGAGGGACTGCGGCGCTGCGTGGTGGGCCGACCCACCTCCGTCACCGTCACCTCGAAGGACAGAGACGGTACACCGTGCCAGACAGGGGGCGCTCCTCTCTCGGCTGAGCTGAATGGTGCCGATGGTACTCCGGTGGGAGAAGGTGAAGTTGTAGACCACAAAGACGGCACGTATGAGATACAGTACACGCTGTCACGTGAGGGACAGTACATGCTGGCAGTGCGCCTGTATGGACAGCACATCCGCGGGAGTCCGTTTAGCATCCGGGCCACTAAACATACGCAGGAATCTGACACGTCCAGTGGTGCCAAGAAACGCCTGCAGTCACCAGGGAGCGGCCACATGAAATCACGAGCCATCAGGAGCCCCAGCAGCATGTACAGCTCAGGGAGGGTCAGGGGCACTGGCACAGAGGACGACCTCATTCTCAGAATAGGTAGAGAACCTGCACCTGCTTTCAGGGACCTGCTCCCACCAGCTCATTATAGGACTGTATAGTTTACCTGAAGATCTCATGTAGTGGGAGGggtttgtgttattatttcatttagtGGGAGGCATTTGGATTATGGTCTAGGGTAGTGGGAGGGGTTTGATTTATGATGTAATGCAGTGGGAAGGGTTTGTGGTATGGTGTCAGGTACGGAGCAATGGTTGTGTGTTATTTGTTCTCTCTAGGGACTAAAGGGAGAAACAGGGGTGAATTTGCTAACCTGCAGGGCGTGGCCGCTTCAGACACTGGGCACGTTTTAATAGCAGACAGCAACAATCAGTGTGTTCAGGTAAAAGTGAGATCCCTGCTGTtcctgaaaatatttaaaacttatAAAAAGTGCACTGAAGACATTTGACTTGTCTGTATAGGTATTCTCTAATGAAGGACAGTTTAAGAGTCGATTCGGGATAAGGGGACGGGCTCCGGGGCAACTCCAGCGGCCCACCGGCATCACCATCCACCCCAACGGTGACATCATTGTTGCTGACTACGACAGCAAATGGGTCAGCGTTTTCTCCAGCAACGGTAAATTTAAGGTAAAGGAAGTACATGGTTTTAGAGACACTGAAACCAGACAATAAACACGAATCATAACGCTGGTCATTAAACTACAGTCTGTGTCTCAGAATAAGATCGGCTCCGGGAAGCTGATGGGCCCGAAGGGCGTGGCCGTGGACCGCAGCGGGAACATCATTGTTGTGGATAATAAATCCTGCAGCATTTTGGTCTTCAATCCCAACGGCAAACTCATCCGCAAGTTCGGCACTCGGGGAAACGGGGACAAACAGCTAGCAGGTTTTCACTCTGTTTCATCTTTAGAATAAAaagaacaattattattattattcatattattattattcatattattattattacagtttatGTTCTGTGTTTGATCTTTCTGTCTCCATGCTGTAGGTCCCCACTTTGCAGCAGTGAATCAGAACAATGAGATTATTGTGACTGATTTCCACAATCACTCGGTGAAGGTGTGTGACCAGAGTGAGGAGTTAGAGCTGTTCTGGGTCTGAATACAGAAAAGTCCAACAAACGTTGTTGTGTTTCAGGTGTTTAATGCAGAGGGAGAGTTCCTGTTGAAGTTCGGCTGTAGCGGTGAGGGAAATGGTCAGTTTAACGCTCCTACTGGAGTCGCTGTGGATTCACATGGAAACATCATCGTAGCAGACTGGGGGAACAGCCGCGTACAGGTAACACACTCcgctaaacacacactgctcatGTCTACACACAGCTGTAAAACCTGAGACtttaaaacagtgtgtgtgtgtgtgtgtatgtgtgtgtgtgtgtgtaggtgttcgACAGCAGGGGCACATTCCTGTCCTTCATTAACACTTCAGCAGATCCTCTGTTCGGCCCTCAGGGTCTCGCCATCACCTCCGACTCTCACGTCCTCGTGGCGGATTCAGGGAACcactgctttaaagtttacCGCTACCCCCAGTGACACTCCTAATCCCTCATCCCTCCATCCCCTCATCGCTCCATCCCCTCATCCCCCTAACCCCTCATCCCCCTAACccctcatccatccatcccctCATCCCTCCATCCCCTCATCCCCCTAACCACTTATCCCCCAACCCATCATCCACCTAACCCCTCATCCCTCCATCGCCTAGTCCCCCTAACCCCTCATACCTCCATCCCCTCATCCCCCTAACCCCTCATCCCTCCATCCCCTCATCCCTCCATCCCCTCATCCCCCTAACCCCTCATCCCTCCATTCCCTCATCCCTCCATCTCCTAATCCACCTAACCCCTTATCCCCCTAACCCCTCATCCCTCCATCCCCTCATCCCCCTAACCCCTCATCCCCCTAACCCCTCATCCCTCCATCCCCTCATCCCCCAAAGCCCTCATGCCCATAACCCCTCATCCCTCCATCCCCTCATCCCCCTAACCCCTCATCCCTCCATCCCCTCATCCCCCTAACCCCTCATCCCCCTAACCCCTCATCTCTCCATCCCCTCATCCCCCTAACCCCTCATCCCTCCATCCCCTCATCCCCCTAACCCCTCATCCCCCTAACCCCTCATCTCTCCATCCCCTCATCCCCCTAACCCCTCATACCTCCATCCCCTCATCCCCCAACCCCTCATCCCCCTAACCCCTCATCCCTCCATCCCCTCATCCCCCACCCCTCATCCCCCTAACCCCTCATCCCTCCATCCCCTCATCCCCCAACCCCTCATCCCCCTAACCCCTCATCCCTCCATCCCATAATCCCATCACAACTCAATCCCTTCATCTTTATGATTCTGCTCATGACCTGAGAGCATGGTCTCTTCTTTTCCACAGCTTTCAGGATTATTATTCACCCGAACCGCACAGTTACACtaaacactgaaataaataagcacaggttaaagccaaaaaaatgtaaatttatttatgcacttttattgaacttttcattattttatgatttgtttgtatttatatcACATgtacagtctcacacacacagactgctaAAGTCTCCTCACTGTCAAACCTCAGAACACACTCTGGTTTATATTAAATGCTCTGATTATTTAATGTCTTTTATGTCTTTACTTTAACGTCTCACTGATTTAATTTGACTTTACtttggaattttattttatttaatggttACTGTATTATTGAAGACAATGGTTGTgagctgtttaaattttattaaggTTGATAATAAACATTTCACTTTATATGCACTATTAGGATCTATAATGTTCAGCTGATTCTCTGTATTTAATTGCACTTGAAATAAACCAGAAGGTCACAGCTGAAGGTGTTCCTGCACTGCTTCATGTCTAGTCTTTtatcattgttatttttttccagtttggttaCATTCTAACCCTCTTAAGCGAATTATTAAGGGGACACTAATGTCCTGTAGTGACCAACCCTCTACTGCAGCATACAGACACTGTAGAGACAAAAGCATGCCTTCCACAAcatgttggagtgtttctgtgtgaattCGTGTCCATTCGTTCTATAGAgtgtttatgaggtcagacactgatgttggacaagaaggtctggctcacaGTCTCGGATCCAGTTCGTCCAAAGAGTAATCgatagggttgaggtcagggttctGTGTTTGGGCCgctcgagttcttccacaccgaactcatcacAGTGTGTCTTTACAGTCCTCACGTTGTAcactgggacacagtcatgttggaatagtaAAGGGTGTTCAATAAACTGTGGACACAAAGGTAGgtgaagcatagcattgtccaagatgtcttggtatgctgaagcattaagattgtccttcaCCGGGGTTAAGGGacttgattgaaacacctgaattcaatacaAATTGGACAAATACTAAAAGTTCATAGTGTATGAACATTCAAACCGGGGTCacttacacacatttttattctaCATGCAATTTAGGTGTAAATGTTCCTCatcttaaaacattattaaccat
Above is a window of Clarias gariepinus isolate MV-2021 ecotype Netherlands unplaced genomic scaffold, CGAR_prim_01v2 scaffold_35, whole genome shotgun sequence DNA encoding:
- the trim2a gene encoding tripartite motif-containing protein 2, whose product is MASDGSDLCSLPSPVVRHIDKHFLMCSICLDHYHKPKVLPCLHTFCQRCLQSFVPFNSLVLSCPVCRQTSVLPEKGVAALQSNFLITNLMEVLKGPDSGLGDEDLLQDVNTVSSEQPLNCPNHGDNVMEFYCTECKTAVCEECSSNDHAQHAAVPLTQALTQHRASLLQHLNAVRSRLPEIDSALHKLSEILEQLNSQKSSVEENIHTTFSELQKMLDVRKSVLLMEVEVNYTLKHKVLQAQLAVLLQEQEDMCTSCSLTEQALLSGSEAEVMLLEKQLSEHLSDLATRELHLRPEENGQLSFTAETDGLCSSIRRLGSVITGSAVAGGTVASGEGLRRCVVGRPTSVTVTSKDRDGTPCQTGGAPLSAELNGADGTPVGEGEVVDHKDGTYEIQYTLSREGQYMLAVRLYGQHIRGSPFSIRATKHTQESDTSSGAKKRLQSPGSGHMKSRAIRSPSSMYSSGRVRGTGTEDDLILRIGTKGRNRGEFANLQGVAASDTGHVLIADSNNQCVQVFSNEGQFKSRFGIRGRAPGQLQRPTGITIHPNGDIIVADYDSKWVSVFSSNGKFKNKIGSGKLMGPKGVAVDRSGNIIVVDNKSCSILVFNPNGKLIRKFGTRGNGDKQLAGPHFAAVNQNNEIIVTDFHNHSVKVFNAEGEFLLKFGCSGEGNGQFNAPTGVAVDSHGNIIVADWGNSRVQVFDSRGTFLSFINTSADPLFGPQGLAITSDSHVLVADSGNHCFKVYRYPQ